A genomic window from Candidatus Pelagisphaera phototrophica includes:
- a CDS encoding D-TA family PLP-dependent enzyme, which yields MALSSDYEFPELSQIEGVPSPSLVIFPEKIRANIKLMIKIAAGPERLRPHVKTHKMAEVVALQQEQGVRKFKCATLAEMRMLLTCRANDILLAMQPVGPITESLVQLSKEYPDTRFSTLVDNSETLKTIETLCDQSGANLGIYLDINCGMNRTGIVPGEASKKLYQRIHQSKSVILGGLHVYDGHIRDSNIGDRAEHCRCDWGAVDAFIDSLEESAFPIPNIIAGGSPTFPVHARREGVDLSPGTTLLWDFGYGDAFPDLPFQHAAFLLTRVLSKPSENLVCLDIGHKSVAAEMPHPRVRLLGLEDAAFVSQSEEHLVIETDKAAILSVGDVIYGIPRHICPTVALHNKVVVATEGKSNIYWEVVARDRILD from the coding sequence ATGGCACTATCTTCTGACTACGAGTTTCCCGAGCTCTCCCAAATTGAAGGCGTCCCCTCACCGTCACTCGTAATATTTCCCGAAAAAATCCGGGCTAATATCAAGCTCATGATCAAAATTGCGGCTGGACCCGAGCGACTCAGACCGCATGTCAAGACCCACAAAATGGCCGAAGTCGTCGCGTTGCAGCAGGAACAAGGAGTGCGGAAGTTCAAGTGCGCCACACTAGCAGAAATGCGAATGCTTCTCACCTGCCGGGCCAATGACATTTTGCTGGCCATGCAGCCGGTTGGCCCGATTACAGAGAGTCTTGTCCAGCTGTCGAAGGAGTATCCGGATACACGCTTCTCCACTCTCGTCGACAATTCTGAAACCCTCAAAACGATCGAGACCCTTTGCGACCAATCGGGAGCAAACCTCGGGATCTACCTGGATATAAACTGTGGTATGAATCGCACTGGAATCGTTCCCGGTGAAGCGTCCAAAAAACTCTACCAACGCATACATCAAAGCAAGTCGGTCATTCTGGGTGGCCTGCATGTCTATGATGGCCACATTCGCGATTCGAACATTGGCGACCGCGCGGAACATTGCCGGTGCGACTGGGGGGCCGTTGACGCCTTCATCGATTCACTAGAAGAATCCGCCTTTCCAATTCCCAATATCATCGCTGGAGGAAGTCCCACGTTTCCGGTTCATGCTAGGCGAGAGGGCGTTGACCTTAGTCCAGGTACAACCCTTCTATGGGATTTTGGATACGGCGACGCCTTCCCAGATCTCCCCTTTCAGCACGCCGCCTTTCTACTAACTCGAGTTTTGAGCAAGCCATCAGAAAACCTTGTGTGCCTCGACATTGGCCACAAATCGGTCGCCGCCGAAATGCCCCACCCTCGTGTCCGCCTACTGGGACTGGAAGATGCTGCCTTCGTTTCCCAAAGCGAGGAACACCTCGTCATAGAAACCGACAAAGCAGCCATCCTTTCAGTCGGCGACGTCATCTACGGCATACCTCGACATATCTGCCCAACTGTCGCTCTGCACAATAAGGTCGTTGTAGCGACCGAAGGGAAATCCAATATTTATTGGGAAGTCGTCGCCAGAGATCGAATACTCGACTAA
- a CDS encoding DUF1592 domain-containing protein → MSRCPFAPQVEETSLKREYVVYQVVERFTSIVPMLLSNRSFLKVSITAVLSGLSGSAIFGNSISYDKEVAPILEKYCVTCHGPDERENDLRVDTLNRDFVNGRDGETWHDMHDVLILGDMPPEDEPQPTAAERQTVIDWITASLEHASEVKRATGGRGVIRRLTRYEYNNTLSDLLGVELDYAKNLPPETAGPGGFQNDGSIMGMSGMQLEYYLDAARMGLDVALVEGPQPERFYHFGTCNVDRRWNAKIEKVHTNKIQPGNAFMTRMMEYPTKGPVTVRVKAHARIPEGKGPPRMRVRMGLRADTYIPGGQVGEDIDIWATEDVPGVYEFKGRLEQFKSVLETPSNFPGLMITVQNVYDDGSDKIEVLDLRLGEQERELNKPDPEQPWLVVDWVEFVAPDHAAWPPEHHQRILFAGLDIPKDEDVYAEEVLRRFMRRAYRRPATDEELAEPLQFFKDIRSRYDSFTESIKQSLAMVLISPQFLYLVEPSDENKGARSLTAHEVASRMSYFLWSTMPDEALLKLAESGQLLKPRTLKKEVQRMLADPRSERFVGQFTEQWLDLRALERVAVNPEFYPEFNSRVMADMRRETEAFFEEILRNDVSALNFLDSDFTMLNERLAKHYGIEGVVGTEMLRVPLPENSRRGGLITQASMLVGNSTGEDSHPIDRAVWILERILDDPPSPPPASVPELDPETPGFAQLPLKEQLAIHRDKTACISCHKKIDPWGIPLEEFDATGLYRSESLRLTSMEKGGTRTEKAFAPVKASDVMPDGTRIEGAESLKAYLLDQRRRDFARALVVKLTSYGLGRTLEFTDEPIVEDLTNQFEERDYRLDYLIESIVLSDLFLTR, encoded by the coding sequence ATGTCGAGATGTCCATTTGCTCCGCAAGTAGAAGAAACTTCTTTAAAACGGGAGTATGTCGTCTATCAGGTAGTTGAGCGATTTACCTCGATTGTGCCCATGTTATTATCGAACCGCAGTTTTCTAAAAGTCAGTATCACCGCTGTTTTATCGGGCCTGTCTGGCTCTGCTATATTTGGAAACTCGATTTCATACGATAAGGAGGTTGCCCCAATTTTGGAGAAATATTGCGTGACCTGCCATGGTCCGGATGAGCGGGAAAACGATCTGCGCGTGGACACTCTCAATCGGGACTTTGTCAATGGGCGTGATGGGGAAACGTGGCACGATATGCATGATGTCCTCATTTTGGGTGACATGCCGCCGGAGGATGAGCCGCAACCCACGGCGGCTGAGCGGCAGACCGTTATCGATTGGATAACGGCTAGTCTCGAGCACGCGTCCGAGGTCAAGCGAGCGACCGGAGGGCGAGGGGTAATCAGGCGACTTACTCGATACGAATACAATAACACGCTTTCAGATTTGCTAGGAGTTGAGTTGGACTACGCCAAGAACTTGCCTCCGGAAACCGCAGGGCCGGGAGGGTTTCAAAATGATGGCTCGATCATGGGAATGTCGGGCATGCAGTTGGAGTATTACTTGGACGCAGCGCGAATGGGACTAGATGTGGCTTTGGTCGAAGGACCGCAGCCGGAACGGTTCTACCACTTTGGCACCTGCAATGTAGATCGACGCTGGAATGCGAAAATCGAGAAAGTTCACACTAACAAGATCCAGCCCGGCAATGCGTTCATGACGCGGATGATGGAGTATCCGACAAAGGGACCCGTCACGGTGCGGGTGAAAGCCCATGCGAGAATACCGGAAGGCAAGGGCCCGCCTCGCATGCGGGTACGTATGGGGCTTCGGGCCGACACCTACATTCCCGGCGGGCAAGTGGGCGAGGACATTGACATTTGGGCGACGGAGGACGTCCCCGGAGTCTATGAGTTCAAGGGACGGCTGGAGCAGTTTAAGAGCGTTCTGGAAACGCCCTCCAATTTCCCTGGGCTCATGATTACCGTGCAAAACGTTTACGACGACGGCTCGGACAAAATAGAGGTGCTCGACCTTAGGCTAGGAGAACAGGAACGCGAGTTAAACAAGCCCGATCCCGAACAGCCGTGGCTAGTGGTGGACTGGGTAGAATTCGTTGCCCCTGATCATGCCGCTTGGCCACCTGAGCATCACCAGAGAATCCTTTTTGCCGGACTCGATATCCCCAAAGACGAGGACGTCTACGCGGAGGAAGTGTTGCGCCGCTTTATGAGACGAGCCTACCGGCGGCCCGCAACCGATGAAGAGCTCGCTGAGCCACTTCAGTTCTTCAAGGATATCCGGAGCCGGTACGACTCGTTCACCGAATCAATCAAGCAGTCCCTGGCGATGGTGCTCATCTCGCCACAATTCCTCTATTTAGTTGAGCCCAGCGACGAGAATAAGGGAGCCCGATCTTTGACAGCCCATGAAGTGGCGTCGCGCATGTCCTACTTCTTGTGGAGCACGATGCCGGACGAGGCACTTCTCAAGTTGGCTGAAAGTGGCCAACTCCTCAAGCCGCGAACGCTAAAGAAGGAGGTGCAACGCATGCTAGCCGACCCGCGCTCGGAACGGTTTGTTGGCCAATTCACCGAGCAATGGCTCGATCTGCGGGCCTTGGAACGCGTCGCGGTCAATCCCGAGTTCTATCCGGAATTCAACAGTCGGGTGATGGCGGACATGCGGCGGGAAACCGAAGCGTTTTTCGAGGAGATCCTTCGTAACGATGTTTCGGCGCTCAATTTCCTTGATTCAGACTTTACGATGCTCAACGAGCGCCTGGCGAAGCACTATGGGATCGAAGGGGTCGTTGGTACGGAGATGTTGCGGGTGCCTCTTCCTGAGAATTCGCGTCGGGGCGGCTTGATTACTCAGGCGAGCATGCTGGTGGGCAATTCCACAGGTGAGGATTCCCATCCCATCGATCGAGCTGTCTGGATTCTAGAGCGAATCCTAGACGACCCTCCGTCACCCCCTCCTGCTAGTGTGCCAGAGCTAGATCCAGAAACGCCCGGATTCGCCCAACTGCCTTTGAAGGAGCAACTGGCCATTCATCGTGACAAGACTGCCTGTATTAGCTGCCATAAAAAGATCGACCCATGGGGGATCCCCTTGGAGGAATTCGATGCGACCGGATTATACCGATCGGAATCGCTTCGGCTCACATCCATGGAAAAGGGCGGGACGCGGACTGAAAAAGCATTTGCCCCGGTCAAGGCGTCCGACGTGATGCCGGATGGAACCCGGATCGAGGGAGCGGAGTCGCTCAAGGCCTACCTTCTCGACCAGCGGCGGCGCGATTTTGCGAGAGCCCTTGTGGTGAAGCTGACCTCGTACGGATTGGGTCGAACACTTG